The genomic region CCTTTTTTGACGCTGCCATTTTGCGCCTCCCGTCCAGGACGCGCCTCGGATATTAAGACCTTAGCGGACCCTACAAGCCATGAATAAAAATCTGCGCTTCAGCCACAAAATCCTGCTTGCAGCCTCCCTTATCGTCATCGCCGCCTTCGCGTTGTTCACCCTCTATAACGACTACCTGCAACGCAATGCGATTCGCGACGACCTCAATAACTACCTGCATGAAATGGGCGACGTCACCGCCGGCAATATCCAGACCTGGCTCACCGGGCGTATCGCGCTGGTGGAAAACGCAGCACAAAATATTGCCATCAACCCTGAGCCCTCCGTGGTCGCCAGCCTGCTGGAACAGAAAGCGTTGACCTCTTCATTCATGGCAACCTACGTCGGCGACAGCCAGGGCACTTTCACCATCCGCCCTGATACAAAGATGCCCGACGGCTTCGATCCGCGCGTTCGCCCCTGGTACAAGGGCGCCCAGGCCAGCAACGGCTCAACCCTGACCGAACCCTATATCGACGCGGCCACCGGTCAACTGATCATCTCGGTTGCCACTCCCAGCGCCAAGGCCGGGCAGAGCATCGGCGTGGTAGGCGGCGACCTCAGCCTGCAAACCCTGGTGGATAACATTGGTGCGCTGGACTTCGGCGGCATGGGTTATGCCTTCCTGGTCAGCGCCGATGGCAAGGTGCTGGTGCACCCGGACAAAACCCTGGTGATGAAGACCCTGGCTGACGTGTACCCAAAGGACACGCCGAAGATCAGCGGCGACTTCAGTGAAGTACAAGCCAACGGCAAAACCAACATCGTGACCTTCACCCCGATCAAGGGCCTGCCATCGGTGAACTGGTACCTGGGTGTGTCGGTGGATAAAGCCAAGTCGTTCGCCATGCTCAGTGAATTTCGCACCTCGGCCGTGATCGCCACGATCATTGCGGTGGTGATCATCATCGCCCTGCTGGGCATGTTGATCCGTGTCTTGCTGCAACCGCTGCACCTGATGACCCGCGCCATGCAAGACATCGCCGACGGCGAAGGCGACCTGACCCGCCGCCTGGTCATCCAGAACAACGACGAGTTCGGCACCCTGGGCACTGCCTTCAACCGTTTCGTCGAGCGCATCCACACCTCGATTCGCGAAGTCTCGTCAGCCACCGAGCAGGTCAATGAAGTGGCGCTGCGCGTGGTCAGCGCCTCCAACTCGTCGATGGTCAACTCCGACGAACAGGCCAACCGCACCAACAGCGTTGCCGCCGCCATCAATCAACTGGGGGCAGCTGCCCAGGAGATCGCCCGCAACGCCGCCCAAGCCTCCAACCAGGCCAGCGATGCGCGCCACTTGGCCGAAGACGGCCAGCAGGTGGTTGAACGCAATATCAAGGCGATGACGCAGCTGTCGAGCATGATCAGCGCCTCGAGCAGCAATATCGAGGCACTTAATAGCAAAACCGTGAATATCGGCCAGATTCTTGAAGTGATCACTAGCATTTCCCAGCAAACCAACCTGCTGGCGCTCAACGCGGCCATCGAAGCGGCACGCGCCGGAGAAGCCGGACGCGGCTTTGCAGTAGTGGCCGATGAAGTGCGCAACCTGGCCCACCGCACCCAGGAATCGGCGCAACAGGTGCAGAAGATGATCGAGGAACTGCAGGTCGGCGCACGAGACTCGGTGAGCACCATGAGTGAAAGCCAACGCCACAGCCTGGACAGCGTGGAAATCGCCAACCTGGCCGGCGAGCGCTTGAACAGCGTGACCCAGCGTATTGGCGAGATCGACGGCATGAACCAGTCGGTCGCCACTGCCACCGAAGAACAGACGTCTGTAGTGGAGTCGATCAATATGGACATCACCGAGATCAACACCCTCAACCAGGAAGGCGTGGAAAACCTGCAATCGACACTGCGCGCCTGCTCGGACCTGGAACGGCAAGCGTCACGCCTGAAGCAATTGGTGGGCAGCTTCCGTATCTAATAGACAGAGGGGCCTGGTGGTACTCAGTCAAAATGTG from Pseudomonas synxantha harbors:
- a CDS encoding methyl-accepting chemotaxis protein, which produces MVNSDEQANRTNSVAAAINQLGAAAQEIARNAAQASNQASDARHLAEDGQQVVERNIKAMTQLSSMISASSSNIEALNSKTVNIGQILEVITSISQQTNLLALNAAIEAARAGEAGRGFAVVADEVRNLAHRTQESAQQVQKMIEELQVGARDSVSTMSESQRHSLDSVEIANLAGERLNSVTQRIGEIDGMNQSVATATEEQTSVVESINMDITEINTLNQEGVENLQSTLRACSDLERQASRLKQLVGSFRI